In Schistocerca serialis cubense isolate TAMUIC-IGC-003099 chromosome 3, iqSchSeri2.2, whole genome shotgun sequence, the following proteins share a genomic window:
- the LOC126470793 gene encoding mitochondrial import inner membrane translocase subunit tim16-B-like: protein MAKYIAQIVILGTQVIGRAFARALRQEFAASQEAARRGGGGQQGTSRAAANAKSGITLEEAQQILNVDKLDPEQIKKQYEHLFRVNDKSKGGSFYIQSKVVRAKERLDKELEMKQKTEEPEK, encoded by the coding sequence ATGGCAAAATACATCGCTCAAATTGTGATACTCGGAACACAAGTAATAGGAAGAGCTTTCGCCAGGGCGTTACGACAGGAATTCGCAGCTAGTCAAGAAGCAGCGCGAAGAGGAGGCGGCGGTCAACAAGGTACCAGTCGTGCTGCAGCCAATGCGAAAAGTGGAATCACGTTGGAGGAGGCTCAGCAAATATTGAACGTCGACAAGCTGGAtccagaacaaatcaaaaaacaaTACGAGCATCTATTTAGGGTGAACGACAAGAGCAAGGGTGGATCGTTTTATATACAATCGAAAGTTGTTAGAGCCAAAGAAAGACTTGACAAGGAGCTTGAAATGAAGCAAAAAACTGAAGAACCAGAGAAATGA